Proteins encoded in a region of the Paenibacillus sp. W2I17 genome:
- a CDS encoding translation initiation factor IF-2 has product MSAKRVPSLTNAAITQRESDLGTHTRVTLDDLFQHIKDGEIKDLNVIIKGDVQGSVEALKGSLAKIEVEGVRVKIIHSGAGAITESDIILAAASNAIVIGFNVRPDNQAKATADQEQVDIRLHRVIYSVIEEIEQAMKGMLDPIYKEKVIGHAEVRSTFSISKVGTIAGCMVTSGKITRSAEARLIRDGIVLYEGKLDSLKRYKDDAKEVAQGYECGITLDKYNDLKEGDVIEAFIMETVQR; this is encoded by the coding sequence ATGAGCGCAAAGCGCGTTCCATCGCTGACAAACGCTGCGATTACGCAACGTGAATCCGATCTGGGTACACATACTCGCGTAACGTTGGATGATCTGTTCCAGCACATCAAAGATGGCGAGATCAAAGATCTGAACGTAATCATCAAAGGTGACGTACAAGGTTCGGTTGAAGCATTGAAAGGTTCCCTTGCGAAGATCGAAGTTGAAGGTGTACGCGTGAAAATCATTCATAGCGGCGCTGGTGCAATCACTGAGTCCGACATCATTTTGGCGGCAGCATCCAATGCCATCGTGATTGGTTTCAACGTTCGTCCTGATAACCAGGCGAAAGCAACTGCAGATCAAGAGCAAGTAGACATTCGTCTGCATCGCGTAATCTACAGTGTTATCGAAGAAATTGAACAAGCGATGAAAGGGATGCTTGATCCGATCTACAAAGAAAAAGTTATCGGTCATGCTGAAGTTCGGAGCACGTTCTCCATCAGTAAAGTGGGTACCATCGCTGGTTGTATGGTTACCTCAGGTAAAATTACGCGTTCTGCGGAAGCACGCCTGATTCGTGATGGCATTGTCCTTTACGAAGGTAAGCTGGATTCCCTGAAACGTTATAAAGATGATGCCAAAGAAGTAGCACAAGGTTACGAGTGCGGTATCACACTTGATAAATATAATGATCTCAAAGAAGGCGACGTTATCGAAGCTTTCATTATGGAGACAGTACAACGATAA
- the rimP gene encoding ribosome maturation factor RimP: MSTTNIKSTVEEMIQPYLNEQGFELVDIEYVKEGSNWFLRVYVDKEGGIDIDDCVLISEKLSAKLDENDPIPTIYFLEVSSPGAERPLKKPEDVTKAVGKNVFVTTYEPVNGLKEFEGKLLSFDDEELVIEAGKKQHAISYDKVASARLAILF; the protein is encoded by the coding sequence TTGAGCACAACGAACATTAAATCTACCGTGGAAGAAATGATCCAACCCTACTTGAACGAACAAGGCTTCGAGCTGGTTGACATCGAATACGTCAAAGAAGGCAGCAACTGGTTTTTACGGGTGTATGTCGACAAAGAGGGTGGCATCGACATCGACGATTGTGTCTTGATCAGCGAAAAGCTGAGCGCCAAGCTGGATGAGAACGATCCGATTCCAACCATCTATTTCCTTGAAGTGTCTTCTCCCGGTGCGGAGCGTCCACTGAAAAAACCTGAGGACGTTACCAAAGCTGTAGGCAAAAATGTTTTTGTTACAACCTACGAGCCGGTGAACGGATTGAAGGAATTTGAAGGCAAGCTGCTTTCCTTTGATGACGAGGAACTCGTGATCGAAGCAGGCAAAAAACAGCATGCCATTTCTTATGATAAGGTTGCCAGTGCGCGCCTAGCTATTTTGTTTTAA
- a CDS encoding PolC-type DNA polymerase III: MSGFEEKRKRFELLMKQAELPAGLLEPYFLDGWIEQVETNRSNREWNILIAKDTLVPAPIYRTFCLHIQEKMNHIAKISFGFKYTDQVQNGDIVSEYWNLFLEWVTREIPSVNGWMNRTTFECEEDLLQLTMSDATSMELARKKQIDQAITKFYEKYFHLPLRIKMQVGEVGSNKEAMEQFQAQKRVEELEVIEKMMSEVDTEIPVDEEQGDLRLQMGYDIKEPAVPMQEIQDEEKKVTLQGSVFGLDRKELRNGNTLFTFYLTDFTDSMQMKMFAKTKEDVKILSLLANGKWVKVRGRVEYDRFMQIPELAMIPSDLIEVKAPPSRKDNAPEKRVEFHLHSTMSTMDAVTSIDKYVKMAAEWGHKAIAVTDHGGVQVYPEASKAAKKNGIKMIYGLEANVVNDSVAVVMAPQPLDLQTATYIVFDIETTGLSVTQNKIIEIAAVKMQDGKEIDRFATFVNPHERIPYNIQQLTNINDDMVKDAPELEPVIRDFVQFAGDGVLVAHNARFDMGFIQASLKQIGLPELPNPVLDTLELARLLFPKNKNHRLNTMADKYKVGLESHHRAIDDTVALAGILIGLLNDAAQMKGLTRLDRLNDYVGVDLSNTRPFHCGIYALNDVGKKNLYKLVSLSHTEHFKRVPCIPKSKLINLREGLVIISGCEKGEFFEAVLNKSLEEAEEIAEFYDILEIQPLTMYMHLVDKGLVATPEEIKTAIRKVIDIGAKLNKPVIATGNVHYLEPRDKLYRDITIHGITGFSPLKDQRKPDAHFRTTEEMLEEFQFLGQEKAYEVVVTNTVELSDRFEEIKLFPDKLFTPILEGADEEIRNTCYNTAKSIYGEELPEVIVARLEKELIPIIKYGFSANYLISERLVKKSNQDGYLVGSRGSVGSSVVATFLGISEVNPLPAHYICVNSECKHSEWFLDGSVRSGFDLPEKECPDCGGTLKGEGQDIPFETFLGFKGDKVPDIDLNFSGDYQPHAHNYTKVLFSEKSVFRAGTIGTVAEKTAFGFAKKYEEEHHKKWRGAELNRLASGCTGVKRSTGQHPGGIVVVPDYIEVEDVTPVQFPADDVNAEWKTTHFDYHAFEENLLKLDILGHDDPTMMRMLQDLTGVDPTTIPMNDPKVMSMFNSTDALGVTPEQIRSPVATFGVPEMGTKFVRQMLVESQPTSFADLLQISGLSHGTGVWLGNAQDLIKNGTCNIKTVIGCRDDIMLFLIYKTGMDASLAFKITESVRKGRGLPQEWIDEMKNCKVPQWYIDSCLKIQYMFPKAHAAAYVISAVRTAFFKLYHPIEYYATYFTVRADEIDIELMCQGYDAIYRKITEIEQLGFQAPPKEKNMLPVLEMGLEMAARGFSLKSIDLYRSEATKFIVDGKSLIPPFSALAGIGDNAARNIAAARDHGEFLSVEDFQQKSKASKTIVELLSNMGCFRGLPESNQLSLF; the protein is encoded by the coding sequence ATGAGCGGATTCGAGGAGAAAAGAAAACGGTTTGAGTTGTTGATGAAACAGGCAGAGCTTCCGGCTGGTCTGTTAGAGCCCTATTTTTTGGATGGATGGATTGAACAAGTAGAGACCAATCGAAGTAATCGGGAATGGAATATTCTGATTGCAAAGGATACGTTGGTACCCGCTCCAATCTATCGCACATTTTGTCTGCATATTCAAGAGAAGATGAATCATATCGCCAAAATTTCATTTGGCTTCAAATACACGGACCAAGTACAAAATGGTGATATCGTCAGTGAATATTGGAATCTGTTTCTGGAATGGGTTACCCGTGAGATTCCATCTGTAAATGGTTGGATGAACCGGACAACCTTTGAATGTGAAGAGGATCTCCTACAACTGACAATGAGTGATGCAACGTCGATGGAATTGGCACGTAAGAAACAGATTGATCAGGCTATTACGAAATTCTATGAAAAATACTTTCATCTACCTCTTCGCATCAAGATGCAAGTGGGTGAAGTGGGAAGCAATAAAGAGGCCATGGAACAGTTCCAGGCCCAAAAACGTGTAGAAGAACTTGAGGTCATCGAGAAGATGATGAGTGAAGTGGACACAGAAATCCCGGTGGATGAGGAGCAGGGTGATCTGCGTTTGCAAATGGGTTATGACATCAAGGAACCTGCGGTACCTATGCAGGAAATTCAGGATGAAGAGAAAAAGGTCACGCTTCAAGGTTCGGTGTTTGGACTGGATCGTAAAGAACTGCGAAACGGAAACACATTGTTTACCTTCTACCTGACCGACTTCACGGATTCCATGCAAATGAAGATGTTTGCCAAAACAAAAGAGGATGTAAAAATTCTCAGTTTGTTGGCTAACGGTAAATGGGTAAAAGTGCGTGGTCGTGTAGAATATGACCGGTTTATGCAAATTCCTGAACTCGCCATGATTCCTTCGGATTTGATTGAAGTTAAAGCACCGCCGTCTCGCAAAGACAATGCACCAGAGAAACGGGTGGAGTTCCATTTGCACTCTACAATGAGTACGATGGATGCTGTAACTTCAATTGACAAATACGTGAAAATGGCAGCCGAGTGGGGACATAAGGCGATTGCTGTCACTGATCATGGTGGGGTGCAGGTATATCCTGAGGCTTCCAAGGCTGCTAAGAAAAACGGGATTAAGATGATCTACGGCCTTGAGGCCAATGTCGTGAATGACTCTGTTGCCGTTGTAATGGCTCCTCAGCCATTGGATCTCCAAACAGCAACATACATCGTATTTGATATCGAGACCACAGGTTTGTCGGTAACACAAAACAAAATCATTGAGATTGCAGCCGTGAAGATGCAAGATGGTAAAGAAATCGACCGATTTGCAACGTTTGTGAATCCGCATGAACGCATTCCCTACAACATTCAGCAGTTGACCAATATTAATGATGACATGGTAAAAGACGCACCTGAGCTGGAGCCTGTAATCCGTGATTTTGTGCAGTTTGCTGGTGATGGTGTGCTTGTTGCGCATAATGCACGTTTTGACATGGGCTTTATCCAGGCTTCCCTGAAGCAAATTGGATTGCCAGAGCTTCCTAACCCGGTCCTTGACACATTGGAACTGGCGAGATTGTTATTTCCAAAAAATAAGAACCACCGTCTGAATACGATGGCGGATAAGTATAAGGTTGGACTCGAAAGTCATCACCGTGCCATTGATGATACGGTTGCACTCGCGGGTATACTAATCGGATTATTAAATGATGCTGCTCAGATGAAAGGATTAACGAGGCTTGATCGCTTGAACGATTATGTAGGTGTCGACTTGTCGAATACAAGACCTTTCCATTGTGGCATCTATGCATTGAATGATGTCGGTAAGAAAAATCTATATAAGCTGGTATCTCTCTCTCATACGGAACATTTCAAGCGGGTACCGTGCATTCCCAAATCAAAACTGATTAATTTGCGTGAAGGCCTTGTTATTATATCGGGCTGTGAAAAAGGGGAGTTTTTCGAAGCGGTGCTTAACAAATCGCTCGAAGAAGCGGAAGAGATCGCTGAGTTCTATGACATACTGGAGATTCAACCACTTACCATGTATATGCATTTGGTGGATAAAGGGTTGGTGGCTACACCCGAAGAAATCAAAACAGCGATCCGTAAAGTCATTGATATAGGTGCAAAACTTAATAAACCGGTCATAGCCACAGGTAACGTGCACTATTTGGAACCGCGTGACAAGTTATATCGGGATATCACCATTCACGGTATTACAGGATTTAGTCCACTGAAAGATCAACGTAAACCGGATGCACATTTTAGAACGACAGAGGAAATGCTGGAAGAATTCCAGTTCCTGGGTCAAGAGAAAGCATACGAGGTCGTTGTTACAAATACGGTGGAGTTGTCTGACCGATTTGAGGAAATTAAGTTATTCCCGGACAAACTGTTTACTCCGATTCTGGAAGGTGCGGACGAAGAAATCCGTAATACCTGCTATAACACTGCCAAGTCCATCTATGGTGAGGAATTACCAGAAGTAATCGTGGCACGACTAGAGAAAGAGCTCATTCCAATTATTAAATACGGTTTTTCTGCCAACTATCTGATCTCGGAACGCTTGGTTAAAAAATCGAATCAGGATGGTTATCTCGTAGGTTCGCGGGGATCGGTAGGCTCCTCTGTTGTTGCTACATTCCTGGGGATATCCGAGGTTAATCCACTACCTGCTCATTATATTTGTGTGAATTCGGAATGCAAACACAGCGAGTGGTTCCTGGACGGCAGTGTTCGGAGTGGATTTGACCTTCCAGAGAAAGAGTGTCCGGATTGTGGTGGCACACTTAAAGGAGAAGGCCAGGATATTCCGTTCGAGACCTTCCTTGGATTTAAAGGAGATAAAGTTCCCGATATTGACTTGAACTTCTCTGGTGATTATCAGCCTCATGCTCATAACTATACGAAAGTACTATTTAGTGAGAAGAGTGTTTTCCGTGCGGGGACCATTGGTACGGTGGCTGAGAAAACAGCATTTGGTTTTGCCAAGAAGTATGAGGAAGAACATCACAAGAAATGGCGCGGAGCTGAATTGAATCGTTTGGCCTCTGGCTGTACTGGGGTGAAACGGAGTACTGGACAGCACCCCGGCGGTATTGTCGTGGTACCTGATTATATCGAAGTCGAAGACGTTACACCTGTTCAGTTTCCGGCTGACGACGTTAATGCGGAGTGGAAAACCACACACTTTGATTATCATGCTTTTGAAGAAAACTTGCTGAAACTTGATATTCTGGGGCACGATGATCCAACTATGATGCGGATGTTACAGGATTTGACAGGGGTCGATCCAACGACCATTCCGATGAATGATCCCAAAGTCATGAGCATGTTTAACTCAACCGACGCTCTGGGTGTTACACCGGAACAGATTAGGTCGCCAGTCGCGACGTTTGGCGTGCCAGAGATGGGAACGAAGTTTGTACGTCAGATGCTTGTCGAATCCCAGCCGACGTCTTTTGCCGATTTACTGCAGATTTCCGGATTGTCTCATGGTACAGGGGTATGGCTTGGAAACGCTCAGGATCTGATTAAGAACGGAACGTGTAACATTAAGACGGTAATCGGTTGTCGGGATGATATCATGTTATTCCTGATCTATAAAACGGGAATGGACGCAAGTCTTGCCTTTAAGATTACCGAGAGTGTTCGTAAGGGACGAGGGCTGCCACAGGAATGGATTGACGAGATGAAGAATTGTAAAGTGCCTCAATGGTACATTGATTCGTGTCTCAAAATCCAGTACATGTTCCCGAAGGCTCACGCGGCCGCTTATGTTATTTCGGCAGTACGTACGGCGTTCTTCAAGCTGTATCATCCGATTGAATATTACGCAACTTACTTTACCGTGCGGGCGGATGAGATTGATATCGAACTGATGTGTCAAGGATATGACGCGATCTATCGCAAAATTACGGAAATTGAGCAATTAGGTTTCCAAGCACCTCCAAAAGAGAAAAACATGTTACCTGTCCTGGAAATGGGTCTGGAAATGGCAGCACGCGGATTCTCGCTGAAGTCCATTGACTTATACCGTTCGGAAGCGACAAAGTTCATCGTTGACGGAAAATCACTAATCCCTCCATTTTCGGCGTTGGCAGGAATCGGGGATAATGCTGCTCGCAATATTGCTGCGGCAAGAGATCATGGTGAATTCCTATCGGTGGAAGATTTCCAGCAGAAGTCGAAAGCAAGTAAGACCATTGTTGAACTCCTGTCGAATATGGGATGTTTCCGTGGCTTGCCAGAGAGCAATCAGCTTTCCCTTTTCTAG
- the infB gene encoding translation initiation factor IF-2: protein MSKQENKDKLRVYEYAKSLNMSSKEIITILKKLEIPVNNHMSVMENGSVGKVEQFFKDIKSTAASKQGNDAKPVATSAVRSDKPVDSNKPAGGVNTPKSSNPSGSPVQTKIQQEKQVGMNNRPNSNNNNGTQRPSGQDSRNRTNSSQGSSQGGQSTNRPRPAQGGQSSTASRPQGTGQRPNNSGGGQVRTSGPNSGGNTGTAGNRSGGQGQSQGQGQRRSGPGGTTGNNNNSGNRSNSGGGGRRYDDNRGGNFRGNRGGKNNRNRNQQQYQQREKIDNTPKKIIVRGDMTVGETAKLLHKDASEVIKKLIAMGVMATINQELDIETILLLSGEFGVEVEVKIVLEDDRFETLEENDDAADLQARPPVVTIMGHVDHGKTTLLDAIRSTNVSDGEAGGITQHIGAYQVEINNKKITFLDTPGHEAFTAMRARGAQVTDMTIIVVAADDGVMPQTIEAINHAKAAGLPIIVAVNKIDKPGADPDKVKQELTSYELVPEEWGGDTIFVNVSAKQRMGLEGLLEMILLVAEVNEYKANPDKRARGTVIEAELDKGRGPVARILVQHGTLKVGDAFVAGNCFGRVRAMVNDKGRRLKEAGPSTPVEITGLTEVPGAGDPFMVFEDERKARSIADKRCDYAT, encoded by the coding sequence TTGAGTAAACAGGAAAACAAGGATAAATTGCGAGTTTATGAATATGCGAAGTCCCTTAATATGAGTAGTAAAGAAATTATAACCATTCTTAAAAAGCTGGAAATTCCCGTAAACAATCATATGAGTGTCATGGAGAATGGTTCAGTCGGTAAGGTGGAACAATTTTTTAAAGATATAAAATCCACTGCTGCTTCGAAACAAGGCAACGATGCAAAACCAGTTGCTACTTCGGCAGTACGCAGTGACAAACCAGTGGACAGCAACAAGCCGGCCGGCGGAGTGAACACGCCGAAGAGCAGTAACCCATCCGGTAGTCCCGTACAAACAAAAATACAACAGGAAAAGCAGGTAGGTATGAACAATAGACCAAATTCCAACAATAACAATGGCACCCAAAGACCCAGCGGCCAAGACAGCCGTAACAGAACGAACTCTTCCCAAGGCTCAAGCCAAGGAGGACAATCAACTAACCGTCCAAGACCAGCTCAAGGAGGACAAAGCAGTACTGCATCCCGTCCGCAAGGAACAGGTCAACGTCCGAATAACAGCGGTGGCGGTCAAGTAAGAACTTCAGGCCCTAACAGCGGTGGTAATACAGGTACTGCTGGCAACCGTAGCGGTGGCCAAGGTCAGAGCCAAGGACAAGGCCAACGTAGAAGCGGCCCAGGTGGTACTACTGGCAACAACAACAATAGTGGTAACCGTTCGAACAGCGGTGGCGGTGGACGTCGTTATGATGACAACCGTGGCGGCAACTTCCGTGGTAACCGTGGTGGCAAGAACAACCGCAACAGAAATCAACAACAGTACCAACAACGTGAGAAAATTGATAACACACCTAAGAAAATCATCGTTCGTGGTGATATGACCGTTGGTGAAACAGCGAAGTTGCTCCATAAGGATGCTTCCGAAGTTATCAAAAAGCTCATCGCTATGGGCGTTATGGCAACAATCAACCAAGAGCTTGATATCGAAACGATCCTTCTGCTTTCAGGTGAATTCGGTGTTGAGGTTGAAGTGAAGATTGTGCTTGAAGATGACCGTTTCGAAACACTGGAAGAGAATGATGATGCTGCTGACTTGCAGGCTCGTCCACCAGTAGTTACGATCATGGGTCACGTTGACCATGGTAAAACTACTTTGCTGGATGCTATTCGTTCCACGAATGTATCCGATGGCGAAGCAGGCGGAATCACGCAACATATCGGTGCATATCAAGTTGAAATTAACAACAAAAAGATCACGTTCCTGGATACTCCGGGTCACGAAGCGTTTACAGCGATGCGTGCACGTGGCGCACAAGTTACGGATATGACGATTATTGTCGTAGCTGCGGATGACGGTGTTATGCCACAGACCATTGAGGCGATTAACCATGCCAAAGCTGCTGGGCTACCAATCATCGTGGCTGTCAACAAAATTGACAAGCCGGGCGCTGATCCAGACAAAGTGAAACAAGAACTAACTAGCTATGAACTCGTTCCTGAAGAGTGGGGCGGAGATACCATCTTTGTTAACGTGTCAGCGAAACAAAGAATGGGTCTGGAAGGTCTGCTTGAAATGATTCTGCTGGTTGCAGAAGTGAACGAATACAAAGCGAACCCGGACAAACGTGCCCGTGGTACAGTGATTGAAGCCGAGCTGGATAAAGGACGTGGCCCAGTTGCACGTATCCTCGTACAGCACGGTACATTGAAAGTCGGCGATGCTTTCGTAGCAGGTAACTGCTTCGGTCGTGTCCGTGCGATGGTCAATGACAAAGGTCGTCGTTTGAAAGAGGCTGGACCTTCAACACCTGTAGAAATCACAGGTTTGACTGAAGTTCCAGGTGCGGGAGATCCATTCATGGTGTTTGAAGATGAGCGCAAAGCGCGTTCCATCGCTGACAAACGCTGCGATTACGCAACGTGA
- the rbfA gene encoding 30S ribosome-binding factor RbfA: MAKIRTGRVGEQIKKEISLLIQSELKDPRIGFITVTGVEVTGDLSQAKVYLSVFGEQEQKDNTLKALAKANGFLRSELGKRIRFRHVPELIFKIDESIAYGSRIEKLLGDIGSDKNESQ, from the coding sequence ATGGCTAAGATTCGTACAGGTAGAGTGGGCGAGCAGATCAAGAAAGAAATAAGTCTGCTCATCCAGTCTGAACTGAAAGATCCACGTATCGGCTTTATTACGGTAACGGGAGTCGAAGTGACAGGAGACTTGTCGCAAGCCAAAGTTTATCTGAGTGTCTTCGGTGAACAGGAACAAAAAGATAACACGCTGAAAGCTCTGGCAAAAGCAAATGGATTTTTGCGTTCGGAGCTGGGCAAACGTATCCGGTTCCGGCATGTTCCCGAGTTGATATTTAAGATTGACGAATCCATCGCTTATGGCAGCCGAATTGAGAAGCTGCTTGGCGATATTGGTTCCGACAAGAACGAATCCCAGTAA
- a CDS encoding bifunctional oligoribonuclease/PAP phosphatase NrnA, translating to MHTYEQALQAGKQFLLEHDDYLVVSHVQPDGDAVSSTVTVGWLLSCLGKTFTMINEGEIPQRMQFLWEAGNIVNMTEQPPQRKYKAVICVDCADFARVGLTRHYFEEDAVILNIDHHPTNDGYGTVNIIKSDAAATAEILFDFLNLFQVTWDQDVATAVYTGLLTDTGGFRYANTSPNVMTTASRLLEHGVDGPYLAQTLLEQVTLPQVRILNQALSSLQMTDDGKIAWVVITPDDMVACGAANEDLEGVVNYPRNIQGVEVGIFFKVINENAVKVSLRSAGKIDVAALAQTFGGGGHVLAAGCRLEGRLDDIIAKVLKQVNSQW from the coding sequence ATGCACACTTATGAACAGGCGCTCCAGGCCGGAAAGCAATTTCTGCTGGAGCATGATGATTACCTGGTCGTGTCGCATGTACAGCCGGACGGTGACGCAGTCAGCTCGACGGTAACGGTGGGCTGGCTGCTGTCATGTCTGGGTAAGACATTCACGATGATTAATGAAGGTGAAATCCCGCAACGTATGCAATTTTTGTGGGAAGCAGGCAACATTGTGAACATGACCGAACAACCACCGCAGCGAAAATATAAAGCTGTTATCTGTGTGGATTGTGCAGACTTTGCCAGAGTAGGTTTGACACGTCATTATTTCGAAGAAGATGCTGTTATCTTGAATATTGATCATCACCCTACAAATGACGGTTATGGTACAGTCAACATCATTAAGTCAGATGCTGCTGCTACGGCTGAAATCTTGTTCGATTTTCTTAACCTGTTCCAAGTAACATGGGATCAAGATGTTGCGACGGCAGTTTATACAGGATTGCTTACGGATACAGGTGGATTCCGCTATGCCAACACCAGCCCAAATGTTATGACAACGGCCTCCAGACTGCTTGAACATGGCGTGGATGGACCCTATCTCGCCCAGACCTTGTTGGAACAGGTGACTCTTCCGCAAGTTCGGATTTTGAATCAGGCACTATCAAGCCTGCAGATGACAGATGATGGAAAGATAGCCTGGGTTGTTATTACACCAGATGATATGGTGGCTTGTGGAGCAGCTAATGAAGATCTTGAAGGGGTAGTGAACTATCCGCGCAACATTCAGGGCGTGGAAGTTGGTATCTTTTTCAAAGTCATCAACGAGAATGCAGTCAAGGTTTCTTTGCGTTCAGCTGGTAAGATTGATGTTGCTGCACTAGCACAGACCTTTG
- the rnpM gene encoding RNase P modulator RnpM encodes MKPKKVPLRKCVACQEMMPKKQLIRIVKTPEDEVLIDLTGKKSGRGAYLCGKESCFKLALKNRALDRALKGKVSPEIYEQLAADFIAVEDEFKAAQEREHD; translated from the coding sequence ATGAAACCAAAAAAAGTGCCGCTGCGCAAATGTGTGGCATGCCAAGAAATGATGCCCAAAAAGCAGCTGATTCGCATTGTTAAAACGCCAGAGGATGAAGTGCTGATCGATTTGACTGGCAAAAAATCCGGACGTGGTGCCTATTTATGCGGCAAAGAGTCCTGTTTTAAACTCGCACTCAAAAACCGGGCTTTGGATCGGGCGTTAAAAGGCAAAGTCTCACCTGAAATTTACGAGCAATTAGCAGCTGACTTCATCGCGGTTGAGGATGAATTCAAAGCAGCACAGGAGCGTGAACATGACTAA
- a CDS encoding ribosomal L7Ae/L30e/S12e/Gadd45 family protein — protein MTNIKTLSYLGLSMRAGKLVTGEEIVLKAIRSSEAKMVIVAGDASANTQKKFRDKCGTYKVPLLIGFDRDSLGSSIGKDTRVVLAVTDRGFAKMISKQVGIMSEVEYIE, from the coding sequence ATGACTAATATTAAAACGCTGTCTTATTTGGGACTCTCTATGCGTGCAGGTAAACTTGTAACAGGTGAAGAAATTGTACTTAAAGCGATCCGTTCTTCCGAAGCTAAAATGGTTATTGTTGCGGGTGACGCCTCAGCCAATACACAAAAGAAATTTCGCGATAAATGCGGAACTTATAAGGTTCCTCTGTTGATCGGATTTGACCGGGATAGCCTGGGTTCAAGTATCGGTAAAGACACGCGTGTTGTTCTTGCAGTAACGGATCGAGGGTTTGCAAAAATGATCTCCAAGCAAGTCGGTATAATGTCGGAGGTGGAGTATATTGAGTAA
- the nusA gene encoding transcription termination factor NusA encodes MSMDFIEAMNELEREKGISKDVLFEAIEAALISSYKRNFNTAQNVRVDMNRNTGVIRVYARKLIVEEVLDSRTEISLPAAREINPHFQLEDIAEIEVTPRDFGRIAAQTAKQVVTQRIREAERGLIYNAFVDKEEDIVTGVVQRQDLRNIYIDLGKIEAALPLTELMPNEKFVHGDRIKAYITKVENTTKGPQIILSRTHPGLLKRLFELEVPEIFDGVVEIRSVAREAGFRSKIAVHSRNEEVDPVGSCVGPRGMRVQTIVGELRGEKIDIVRFSDQVDEYVANALSPSKVLEVHVFEEEKMARVIVPDYQLSLAIGIKGQNARLAAKLTGWKIDIKSESQAEQEFGREKDSSSEMHQDSVSVD; translated from the coding sequence ATGAGTATGGATTTTATTGAAGCAATGAATGAATTGGAACGGGAAAAAGGGATCAGCAAGGATGTGCTGTTTGAAGCGATCGAGGCTGCACTAATTTCCAGCTACAAGCGGAATTTCAACACGGCCCAGAATGTGCGTGTTGACATGAACCGTAATACGGGAGTTATTCGGGTGTATGCCCGTAAATTGATCGTGGAAGAAGTCCTGGATTCACGTACCGAAATTTCATTGCCTGCTGCACGAGAAATCAACCCACACTTCCAGCTGGAAGATATTGCGGAGATTGAAGTTACGCCGCGTGATTTCGGACGTATCGCGGCACAAACTGCCAAACAGGTAGTGACCCAGCGGATTCGTGAAGCCGAACGCGGCCTGATCTACAACGCTTTCGTAGATAAGGAAGAAGATATCGTTACGGGAGTGGTGCAGCGTCAGGATTTGCGCAATATCTACATCGATCTGGGCAAAATCGAAGCGGCTTTACCGCTGACCGAATTGATGCCGAACGAGAAGTTTGTTCATGGTGACCGTATTAAGGCGTATATCACCAAGGTCGAGAATACGACGAAAGGGCCGCAAATCATTTTGTCCCGTACCCATCCGGGCCTCTTGAAACGTCTCTTTGAACTGGAAGTGCCTGAGATCTTTGACGGTGTAGTTGAAATTCGCTCCGTCGCTCGCGAAGCAGGGTTCCGCTCCAAGATTGCCGTTCACTCCCGCAACGAGGAAGTTGATCCAGTTGGATCTTGTGTAGGTCCTAGGGGAATGCGCGTGCAGACCATTGTGGGTGAGCTGCGCGGTGAAAAAATCGACATCGTTCGTTTCTCCGATCAGGTAGACGAATATGTCGCTAATGCACTGAGTCCTTCCAAAGTATTGGAAGTTCATGTATTTGAGGAAGAAAAGATGGCTCGGGTTATCGTTCCGGACTATCAACTGTCGCTCGCAATTGGTATCAAAGGCCAAAATGCCAGATTAGCAGCCAAATTAACCGGCTGGAAAATCGACATTAAGAGCGAGAGCCAGGCGGAACAGGAATTCGGCAGAGAAAAAGATTCTTCTTCTGAAATGCATCAGGATTCCGTCTCCGTCGACTAA